One Dokdonia sp. Dokd-P16 genomic window carries:
- a CDS encoding SusC/RagA family TonB-linked outer membrane protein, whose protein sequence is MNVKTKFSLVLFLLCGVLLYGQESYLLKGTVVSEEGNSPIPGVNVSVLNSQTGVSTDFDGNYEISVTANDIVQFTYVGFTPQVVTITGQTRADIVLKIDAGTLDEVVVIGYGSQSRTKITGAVGKVKNEDLDQIAVGTANEALVGQVAGLNIQATEGEAGSNSTINIRGIGSIAGASGPLLVVDGVVLDAEFLNTVDVNDIESVEVLKDAASAAIYGSRASGGVIIISTKQGKEGKTRFSYNTFTGFKEARQSDDYDISVAKSHAEELAQTGELSLRSQYRELLGIDQSWQDRIFDGGIIESHSLSARGGSEKTKFNTSLSYLHDEGVLLTDDFKKYNFRLKVDTEVNDKFSFGANIAPSYTNRRRFDGSTHDILRQQPWLPTYHDENSIQYVDRENFPNVQIGDYAKERHFDNYDLFGDGSELVDISTTSNQNPAAKVLERHRTDEQFRMYGNFYGKYKLAKGLSFKATLGGDYQNRKQRRWQGVEASRNGSSAAQLDLDTFDQIHILTEGLLSYDTSFGSHNISAILGASAEKWDREYSAIGVNGFENDLIQTLGGGTSVIENISYNTEERLVSFFGRVNYSFEDKYLASASLRTDGHSSFGVNNKYGYFPAVSVGWNLAREDFLSESDVISDLKLRASYGFTGNKDISLGSGVISDNIELYPSLQLYGPNSAIFGNEVSSGLAPINVANPDLQWERSSEANVAVDFGFFNGRISGSIDAYNKVSDQLLLSVPISTTTGFREGLANRGEVVNRGIEVELRTRNITNEKFTWRTTILASTNENELTDFAGASGLITNVDDKRAAEWITLEGQPISSFYGFVVDREVPVEFVTDPYAVVGGEAQDVYVRDLNGDGLIDNDDKTIIGDPFPDLVWSIANDFQIGDVDFSFTFQGSWGAEVRNIADQYIFNHFSSREGTNLDVATDQNFLQQKIFTDAIISDASYVALRTLNLGYTLDTDLISQVGLSKARVYVSGQNLLYFTADGYTGWNPESYQNEGALNVGYQRGGNPIARTISLGLNLEF, encoded by the coding sequence ATGAATGTAAAAACTAAGTTTTCCTTAGTCCTTTTTCTTTTATGCGGTGTTTTACTGTATGGGCAGGAAAGTTACTTATTAAAGGGAACTGTTGTGTCTGAGGAAGGGAATTCTCCTATCCCAGGTGTGAATGTATCAGTGCTTAATTCTCAAACGGGAGTTTCTACTGATTTTGATGGTAACTACGAGATTTCTGTTACCGCAAACGATATAGTGCAGTTTACATATGTAGGTTTTACGCCACAAGTAGTAACGATAACTGGACAGACTAGAGCAGATATAGTCTTGAAAATTGATGCAGGAACACTAGATGAGGTTGTTGTAATAGGATATGGGTCTCAATCTAGAACAAAAATTACAGGTGCTGTAGGAAAAGTAAAAAATGAAGATCTTGATCAAATAGCTGTAGGAACTGCAAATGAAGCCTTAGTAGGGCAAGTAGCAGGTCTTAATATACAAGCTACAGAAGGAGAAGCAGGATCAAATTCAACTATCAATATTAGAGGTATTGGTTCTATAGCAGGAGCTAGTGGACCTCTTCTTGTAGTAGATGGTGTTGTGCTAGATGCCGAATTTTTAAACACAGTAGATGTAAATGATATTGAATCTGTAGAGGTTCTTAAAGATGCGGCTTCAGCGGCAATTTATGGTTCGCGAGCTTCTGGTGGTGTAATTATCATTTCTACAAAACAAGGTAAGGAAGGTAAAACTCGTTTTAGCTACAATACTTTTACTGGTTTTAAAGAAGCTAGACAGAGTGATGATTATGACATAAGTGTAGCAAAGTCACATGCAGAAGAGCTAGCACAAACTGGCGAACTTTCTTTACGTTCTCAGTATAGAGAGCTTTTAGGTATAGATCAGTCTTGGCAAGATCGCATTTTTGACGGTGGTATTATTGAGAGCCATTCTTTAAGTGCTAGGGGAGGTAGTGAGAAAACAAAATTTAATACATCACTTTCTTATTTACATGATGAAGGGGTACTTCTTACAGATGATTTCAAAAAATATAATTTTAGATTAAAAGTTGACACAGAAGTAAATGATAAATTTTCTTTTGGAGCAAATATTGCTCCGTCTTATACAAACCGAAGACGTTTTGATGGTTCTACACATGATATTTTAAGACAACAACCTTGGTTGCCTACATATCACGATGAAAATTCAATTCAGTATGTGGACAGAGAAAATTTTCCTAATGTACAAATAGGGGATTATGCTAAGGAGCGTCACTTTGATAACTATGATCTTTTTGGAGACGGAAGCGAGTTAGTAGATATAAGTACTACAAGCAATCAAAATCCGGCAGCAAAAGTATTAGAAAGACATAGAACAGATGAGCAGTTTAGAATGTACGGTAACTTCTATGGGAAATATAAACTAGCTAAAGGTCTTAGCTTCAAAGCTACTTTAGGTGGGGATTACCAAAACAGAAAGCAAAGACGCTGGCAAGGTGTTGAAGCTAGTCGTAACGGATCTTCTGCAGCGCAGTTAGATCTTGATACGTTTGATCAAATTCACATCTTAACGGAGGGATTATTATCTTATGATACTTCTTTTGGATCGCATAATATAAGTGCTATTCTTGGAGCATCGGCAGAGAAGTGGGATCGCGAGTATAGCGCTATTGGTGTAAATGGATTTGAAAACGATTTAATACAAACCCTAGGTGGAGGTACATCTGTAATAGAAAATATTTCATATAATACAGAGGAGCGTTTAGTTTCTTTCTTTGGACGTGTTAATTATTCTTTTGAAGATAAATATTTAGCTTCTGCAAGTTTAAGAACAGATGGACATTCATCTTTTGGTGTAAACAATAAATATGGTTATTTTCCAGCAGTGTCTGTTGGTTGGAACCTTGCTAGAGAAGATTTCTTAAGCGAGAGTGATGTAATAAGCGATTTAAAGCTAAGAGCAAGTTATGGTTTTACAGGAAATAAAGACATTAGTCTAGGTAGCGGTGTGATTTCAGATAATATTGAGTTGTACCCTTCTTTACAATTATACGGACCTAATTCTGCAATTTTTGGAAACGAAGTTTCTAGTGGTTTAGCTCCAATAAATGTTGCAAATCCAGATTTGCAGTGGGAACGTTCAAGTGAAGCAAATGTCGCGGTAGACTTTGGCTTTTTCAACGGTAGGATATCTGGATCAATAGATGCATATAATAAAGTCTCTGATCAATTATTGTTGAGCGTGCCTATCTCTACTACAACAGGTTTTAGAGAAGGACTTGCAAATCGTGGAGAGGTTGTTAATAGAGGTATCGAAGTAGAGTTACGAACTCGTAATATCACTAATGAGAAATTCACATGGAGAACTACAATACTAGCATCTACAAATGAAAATGAATTAACTGACTTTGCAGGAGCAAGCGGACTTATCACAAATGTAGATGATAAAAGAGCAGCAGAGTGGATTACACTAGAAGGACAGCCTATATCTTCTTTTTACGGTTTTGTAGTAGATAGAGAAGTACCTGTAGAATTTGTAACAGATCCTTACGCAGTTGTAGGAGGAGAAGCTCAGGATGTATACGTTAGAGATTTAAATGGAGATGGATTAATTGATAATGATGATAAAACAATTATAGGAGATCCTTTTCCAGATCTTGTATGGAGTATAGCAAATGATTTCCAAATAGGAGATGTTGATTTTAGCTTCACCTTTCAAGGAAGCTGGGGAGCAGAAGTGCGTAACATAGCAGATCAATATATATTTAATCACTTTAGTAGTCGTGAGGGTACAAACCTTGACGTAGCTACAGATCAGAATTTCTTACAACAAAAGATTTTTACAGATGCTATCATCTCAGATGCGTCATACGTAGCGCTACGTACGTTAAATCTAGGTTACACATTAGACACAGACCTTATAAGTCAAGTAGGTCTTAGTAAAGCTAGGGTGTATGTTTCAGGGCAAAACCTCTTATACTTCACAGCAGATGGTTATACTGGATGGAATCCAGAATCATATCAAAATGAAGGTGCATTAAATGTAGGATACCAGCGTGGAGGAAATCCTATAGCTCGTACTATTTCATTAGGATTAAACTTAGAATTTTAA
- a CDS encoding RagB/SusD family nutrient uptake outer membrane protein, which produces MKTYKFLMMLLVVVSFASCGDDFLEPVPTAVLVGDTFPTNESDLESVLTTVYDALQGVNSLEITDNNLNHGQQIEFYVTEMLSDNTRSKSGEGEAGQFDSFTVQPTNGFVFDYYRSMYSVITRANLVLENIDLAITDGDRIEGEARFMRALAYFNLVRSFGDVPLIDGPILIEDVETQFTRVPSSEVYSFIVADLQSAVSKLGSTTTANRASKAAAQGILAKVYLTQRSNYGEAQSLLEEIIASQEYALESDFRDVFYNEANGENIFTVGYVASSSLDSQNFSAEMLNGVGRTSGVNYVTDEAIAALDEFGGERAQYSKRVDPGQTTQTQVVKYLPNGDANLGIEPTSSDPTSAGNDWIILRYSDVLLMHVEAILAGGAVTQSSNALESFQEVRDRAGLTDIVEEVTSEQLLIERRVELAFENHRIHDLKRFGAAQQVLTDFSNANGHSFSATDLLLPLPQFEVNLSNGQLTQNPGY; this is translated from the coding sequence ATGAAAACATATAAATTTTTAATGATGTTATTAGTTGTTGTGAGCTTTGCTTCTTGCGGTGACGATTTTTTAGAGCCTGTACCAACAGCTGTGTTGGTAGGTGATACTTTTCCAACAAATGAGAGTGATCTTGAATCTGTTCTTACTACGGTTTACGATGCGCTACAAGGAGTTAATAGTCTTGAGATTACAGACAATAATCTTAATCATGGACAGCAAATAGAGTTTTACGTAACAGAAATGTTAAGTGATAACACAAGGTCAAAAAGTGGAGAAGGAGAAGCAGGTCAGTTTGATAGCTTTACTGTACAACCTACAAACGGTTTTGTGTTTGATTACTACCGTAGTATGTATAGTGTCATTACAAGAGCAAATCTAGTTCTTGAAAATATTGACCTAGCCATTACAGATGGTGATCGTATCGAAGGAGAAGCTCGTTTTATGAGAGCACTAGCATATTTTAATCTTGTGCGTTCTTTTGGAGATGTACCATTAATTGATGGACCTATCTTGATAGAAGATGTAGAGACTCAATTTACACGTGTGCCTTCTAGCGAGGTCTATAGCTTTATTGTAGCAGATTTACAATCTGCGGTGTCTAAGTTGGGAAGTACGACTACTGCAAACAGAGCTTCAAAAGCTGCTGCCCAAGGAATCTTAGCCAAGGTTTATTTAACGCAAAGAAGTAACTATGGAGAAGCTCAGAGTTTACTAGAGGAAATTATAGCAAGTCAAGAATATGCTCTTGAATCTGATTTTAGAGATGTGTTTTATAATGAAGCAAATGGTGAAAACATTTTTACTGTTGGTTATGTAGCGAGTTCTTCTTTAGATAGTCAAAACTTTTCGGCAGAGATGCTTAACGGTGTAGGACGTACTAGTGGAGTAAATTATGTGACAGATGAGGCTATTGCAGCTTTAGATGAATTTGGAGGTGAGAGAGCACAATATTCAAAGCGCGTTGATCCTGGTCAAACTACACAAACGCAAGTTGTAAAATATTTACCTAATGGTGATGCAAACTTAGGAATTGAGCCTACAAGCTCAGATCCTACAAGTGCAGGTAATGATTGGATTATACTAAGATACTCTGATGTATTACTTATGCACGTCGAGGCTATTTTAGCTGGAGGCGCGGTAACACAATCATCAAACGCTTTAGAATCTTTTCAAGAAGTAAGAGATAGAGCAGGCTTAACTGATATTGTAGAAGAAGTTACATCAGAGCAATTACTAATAGAACGTCGTGTTGAATTAGCTTTTGAAAATCATAGAATCCATGATTTAAAAAGATTTGGAGCAGCACAACAAGTACTAACTGATTTTTCTAATGCCAACGGACATAGCTTTAGC